The proteins below are encoded in one region of Pseudomonas putida S13.1.2:
- a CDS encoding tetratricopeptide repeat protein encodes MSSTDDDDLAGVKDWWNRNGKPLLTGALLAGVVVLGWNTWHKYQNNQSQGASQLYQALLETSLTPTGQPDATKVAELAGKLKSEFGGTAYAQYGSLFVAKVAVESGKLDDAAAELKGVLDKPADVTLGEISRQRLARVLAAQNKAEDALKLLDGDADKAFLASREELKGDLLVQLGRADDAHSAYEKAKAALSDEAAVGGLQLKLDDLAKGDA; translated from the coding sequence GTGTCGAGTACCGATGATGATGACCTGGCAGGGGTCAAGGACTGGTGGAACCGCAACGGCAAGCCGCTGCTGACTGGCGCATTGCTGGCGGGCGTTGTGGTGTTGGGCTGGAATACCTGGCACAAATACCAGAACAACCAGTCGCAAGGTGCCTCGCAGCTGTATCAGGCGTTGCTTGAAACCAGCCTGACGCCGACTGGCCAGCCAGACGCCACCAAGGTTGCGGAACTGGCCGGCAAGCTCAAGAGCGAGTTTGGCGGTACCGCCTATGCCCAGTACGGCAGCCTGTTCGTGGCCAAGGTCGCGGTCGAGAGCGGCAAGCTCGACGACGCCGCTGCCGAGCTCAAAGGCGTGCTGGACAAGCCGGCCGACGTGACCCTGGGCGAGATTTCGCGCCAGCGTCTGGCACGCGTGCTGGCAGCCCAGAACAAGGCCGAGGATGCCCTCAAGCTGCTCGACGGCGACGCCGACAAAGCCTTCCTGGCCAGCCGTGAAGAGTTGAAGGGTGACCTGCTGGTACAGCTGGGCCGCGCCGACGACGCGCACAGCGCTTACGAAAAAGCCAAGGCTGCGCTGTCCGATGAGGCGGCGGTCGGTGGCCTGCAATTGAAGCTGGATGACCTGGCTAAAGGGGACGCGTAA
- the hisS gene encoding histidine--tRNA ligase — translation MSKSLQAIRGMNDILPEQSPLWRYFEGTVAGLLDTYGYSQIRTPIVEFTELFKRSIGEVTDIVEKEMYTFEDRNGDSLTLRPEGTAACVRAVLEHGITGNGQVQKLWYIGQMFRHERPQKGRYRQFHQIGVEVFNLDGPDIDAELIMLTWRLWGLLGIQDAVKLELNSLGTSEARARYRDALVEFLSARLEQLDEDSQRRLKSNPLRILDSKDQNTQAVLVGAPKLEDYLDEASRVHFEGLKARLDAAGIPFVINTKLVRGLDYYSKTVFEWVTDKLGAQGTVCAGGRYDGLVEQMGGKPTTGVGFAMGIERLILLLETLGKVPASINRQIDVYLCAFGEQAELAGLRLSETLRDRLPGLRLAVNAGGGSFKSQFKKADKSGALFALILGDEELARQEIGFKPLRGQGEQQNIAWDALAEHLETAIAQA, via the coding sequence GTGAGCAAATCGCTGCAAGCCATCCGTGGCATGAACGACATCCTGCCAGAACAGTCGCCACTGTGGCGCTACTTCGAAGGCACCGTGGCCGGTCTGCTGGACACCTACGGGTACAGCCAGATCCGCACGCCGATCGTCGAGTTCACCGAGCTGTTCAAGCGCTCGATCGGTGAAGTGACCGACATCGTCGAAAAAGAGATGTACACCTTCGAGGACCGTAACGGCGATTCGCTGACCCTGCGTCCCGAAGGCACCGCCGCTTGCGTCCGTGCCGTGCTGGAGCATGGCATCACCGGCAACGGCCAGGTGCAAAAACTGTGGTACATCGGCCAGATGTTCCGCCACGAGCGCCCACAAAAGGGCCGCTACCGCCAGTTCCACCAGATTGGCGTGGAAGTGTTCAACCTGGATGGCCCGGACATCGATGCCGAGCTGATCATGCTGACCTGGCGCCTGTGGGGCCTGCTGGGCATCCAGGACGCGGTCAAGCTGGAGCTCAACAGCCTGGGTACCAGCGAAGCCCGCGCGCGCTACCGTGACGCGCTGGTCGAGTTCCTCTCGGCGCGCCTGGAGCAACTGGACGAAGACAGCCAGCGCCGCCTGAAGAGCAACCCGCTGCGCATCCTCGACAGCAAGGACCAGAACACCCAGGCGGTGCTGGTGGGTGCGCCGAAGCTGGAAGATTACCTGGACGAAGCCTCGCGCGTGCACTTCGAGGGCCTCAAGGCTCGCCTGGACGCCGCCGGCATTCCGTTCGTGATCAATACCAAGCTGGTGCGTGGCCTGGACTACTACAGCAAGACCGTATTCGAGTGGGTCACCGACAAGCTCGGCGCCCAGGGCACCGTGTGCGCCGGTGGCCGCTACGACGGCCTGGTCGAGCAAATGGGCGGCAAGCCGACCACTGGCGTCGGTTTCGCCATGGGTATCGAGCGCCTGATCCTGCTGCTGGAAACCCTGGGCAAAGTGCCGGCGTCCATCAACCGCCAGATCGACGTTTACCTGTGCGCCTTTGGCGAGCAGGCCGAGCTGGCTGGCCTGCGCCTGTCCGAAACCCTGCGCGACCGCTTGCCGGGCCTGCGCCTGGCGGTGAACGCGGGCGGTGGCAGCTTCAAGAGCCAGTTCAAGAAAGCCGACAAGAGCGGGGCGCTGTTCGCCCTGATCCTCGGTGACGAGGAACTGGCCAGGCAAGAAATCGGCTTCAAGCCGCTGCGTGGCCAGGGCGAACAACAGAACATTGCCTGGGATGCTCTTGCAGAGCACCTGGAAACCGCGATCGCGCAAGCGTAA
- the ispG gene encoding flavodoxin-dependent (E)-4-hydroxy-3-methylbut-2-enyl-diphosphate synthase: MHGESPIKRRESRKIWVGNVPVGGDAPIAVQSMTNTDTNDVAATVAQIQRLVDAGVDIVRVSVPDMDAAEAFGKIKQLVSVPLVADIHFDYKIALRVAELGVDCLRINPGNIGREDRVRAVVDAARDRGIPIRIGVNAGSLEKDLQKKYGEPTPAALVESALRHVEHLDRLDFQDFKVSVKASDVFMAVEAYRLLAKQIVQPLHLGITEAGGLRSGTVKSAVGLGMLLAEGIGDTIRISLAADPVEEVKVGYDILKSLHLRSRGINFIACPSCSRQNFDVVKTMNELEGRLEDLLVPLDVAVIGCVVNGPGEAKEAHVGLTGGTPNLIYIDGKPAQKLTNDNLVDELERLIRQKAAEKVEADAALIARG, from the coding sequence ATGCACGGCGAATCTCCGATCAAACGTCGCGAATCCCGCAAAATCTGGGTCGGCAATGTGCCGGTGGGTGGTGATGCACCTATCGCGGTGCAGAGCATGACCAACACCGACACCAACGATGTCGCCGCCACCGTGGCGCAAATCCAGCGCCTGGTCGATGCCGGCGTGGACATCGTGCGGGTTTCGGTGCCGGACATGGACGCGGCCGAGGCGTTTGGCAAGATCAAGCAACTGGTCAGCGTGCCGCTGGTCGCCGACATCCACTTCGACTACAAGATCGCCCTGCGCGTGGCCGAACTGGGCGTCGATTGCCTGCGTATCAACCCGGGCAACATCGGCCGCGAAGACCGTGTACGCGCCGTGGTCGACGCTGCCCGCGACCGTGGTATCCCGATCCGTATCGGCGTTAACGCCGGTTCTCTGGAAAAGGACCTGCAGAAGAAGTACGGCGAACCGACCCCGGCGGCGCTGGTCGAGTCGGCCCTGCGCCACGTCGAGCATCTGGACCGCCTGGACTTCCAGGACTTCAAGGTCAGCGTCAAGGCCTCCGACGTGTTCATGGCCGTCGAAGCCTACCGCCTGCTGGCCAAGCAGATCGTGCAGCCGCTGCACCTGGGTATCACCGAAGCCGGGGGCCTGCGTTCGGGGACGGTGAAATCCGCCGTCGGCCTCGGTATGCTGCTGGCCGAGGGCATCGGCGATACCATCCGGATCTCGCTGGCGGCCGACCCGGTCGAAGAAGTGAAAGTCGGCTACGACATCCTCAAGTCGCTGCACCTGCGTTCGCGTGGCATCAACTTCATCGCCTGCCCGAGCTGCTCGCGGCAGAACTTCGATGTGGTCAAGACCATGAACGAGCTGGAAGGGCGCCTGGAAGACCTGCTGGTGCCGCTGGACGTGGCGGTGATCGGTTGTGTGGTCAACGGCCCCGGTGAAGCCAAGGAAGCCCATGTGGGGTTGACCGGCGGCACGCCGAACCTGATCTACATCGACGGCAAGCCGGCGCAGAAACTGACCAATGACAACCTGGTCGATGAGCTGGAAAGGCTCATCCGTCAGAAAGCGGCCGAAAAGGTCGAAGCCGACGCGGCGCTGATCGCCCGTGGCTGA
- a CDS encoding RodZ domain-containing protein, with protein sequence MNAAHPEVAVAPGQNPGELLRLAREKRDWSQAEVARKLNLTVSSLNHVETGAFDKLPGHTFARGYIRAYAKLMDLDQATLVEAFDRYTGTHAKGSDVHSLGRIEEPVRLSHNILRGVSLLLLVAVVGGGFVWWQDQGSLRGKDLAKMALEHVEVESADGTTQIHPLDEPEDQAVTAGQQPESAPLALEHGTAEQPAAAAEQAPANPAPTAAAAPAQQVPVQPAASVAPAPAAPATPAPAAVAPVAPAAAVAAAEPAAVPAGSAKVAIQFTADCWTQVSDGNGKVLFSAVKRKGDNLELTGKPPFAVRLGFARGAQVSYNGQAVDVAPFTSGETARLKLGQ encoded by the coding sequence ATGAACGCCGCGCATCCCGAAGTAGCAGTAGCGCCTGGCCAGAACCCCGGTGAGCTTTTGCGCCTGGCCCGTGAGAAACGGGACTGGTCTCAAGCCGAGGTGGCCCGCAAGCTCAACCTCACTGTCAGTTCGTTGAACCATGTGGAAACCGGCGCCTTCGACAAGCTGCCCGGGCACACCTTCGCCCGTGGCTATATCCGCGCCTATGCCAAGTTGATGGACCTTGACCAGGCCACCCTGGTAGAAGCCTTCGACCGCTACACCGGTACCCACGCCAAAGGCAGCGATGTGCACTCGCTGGGGCGTATCGAAGAGCCAGTACGCCTGTCGCACAATATTCTGCGCGGCGTCAGCCTGCTGTTGCTGGTGGCCGTGGTCGGCGGTGGCTTCGTCTGGTGGCAGGACCAGGGCAGCCTGCGTGGCAAGGACCTGGCCAAGATGGCCCTGGAGCACGTCGAAGTCGAAAGCGCCGACGGCACCACCCAGATTCACCCGCTCGACGAGCCTGAAGACCAGGCTGTTACCGCAGGCCAGCAGCCCGAAAGCGCGCCGCTGGCACTGGAGCATGGCACTGCCGAGCAGCCTGCCGCGGCCGCAGAACAGGCTCCGGCAAACCCGGCGCCAACGGCTGCCGCAGCACCCGCCCAGCAGGTGCCTGTGCAACCTGCAGCCAGCGTAGCGCCTGCTCCGGCAGCACCGGCTACCCCTGCACCGGCCGCCGTCGCGCCTGTAGCACCTGCAGCCGCCGTGGCCGCTGCCGAGCCAGCCGCAGTACCGGCAGGCAGCGCCAAGGTCGCCATCCAGTTCACCGCCGATTGCTGGACCCAGGTCTCCGATGGCAACGGCAAGGTGCTGTTCAGCGCCGTCAAGCGCAAGGGGGACAACCTCGAGCTGACCGGCAAGCCGCCGTTCGCGGTGCGTCTGGGCTTTGCCCGTGGCGCCCAGGTCAGCTACAACGGCCAGGCCGTCGATGTTGCCCCGTTCACCAGTGGCGAGACTGCTCGCCTGAAGTTGGGACAGTAA